The sequence GAACCCCAGATCGCTTCGCTGGCTCCAGGAACCAGCGTGGGAGGATTTGCCAACTGACAGGACGCCACCCTCAGTTCCATGACGATCCTCAACACCCTCTCAGTCCTGGCCCTGGTGGTGATGTCCTTCGCTCTGATCGTGGCTGTCCCCGTGCTGTACGCGAGCGATGACACCAGTGGCCGCTCCAACCGCCTGATCCTGCTGGGCAGCATCGCTTGGGTCGCCCTGGTGCTGGTCAACTGGGGCATGAGCTTCTTTGTGGCCTGATCGGGCCTCTGCTTAGGCTGAGCGGATCGCGAGCTCAGCTGACGTGACCGTTTTTGAAGGGCAATTTTCCGGCGCGTCTGGATTGCGGGTCGCCATTGTCGTTGCGCGTTTCAACGATTTGGTGACGGCCAAGCTGCTGAGCGGCTGTCTGGATTGCCTGTCGCGCCACGGCATTGATAGTTCAGACAGCAGCGCCCAGTTGGACGTCGCTTGGGTCCCGGGCAGCTTTGAAATTCCCTTGGTGGCTCAGCGCCTGGCTCAATCCGGCCGCTACCAAGTGGTGATCACCCTGGGAGCGGTCATCCGCGGCGACACCCCCCACTTCGATGTGGTGGTTTCTGAGGTCAGCAAGGGTGTGGCCGCAGTTAGCCGTGACTCTGGCGTGCCTGTGATCTTTGGTGTTCTCACCACCGACACGATGCAGCAGGCCTTGGAGCGTGCTGGCATCAAGAGCAATCTGGGCTGGAGCTATGGCTTGCAGGCCATCGAGATGGGCAGCCTGATGGCTGCCCTGCCTAAGGCCTAGTTGTCTCGGCGCATCAGCCGCTGGCCCGCGACCTCCTCAAAGCCCAGCTGCTTGTAGAAGCCGGCGCTGTTGGTGGTCATCAGATAGACCCTCTCCACTCCTTTGAGTTGCGGGGAGTTCGCGAGGGCTTCCACGAGCTGCCGGCCCAGCCCTTTGCCCTGGAGGTCCTCGGGAATCACCACATCCCAGAGCACGGCCCGGTAAATCCCATCGCTGGTGGCGCGTCCAAAGCCCACCAGGCGCTTGCCTCGCCACAAACTGGCGACCGCAGCGCTGCCCTTGAGCATGCGCCGAAGCTCCTCAATCGAGCGGTTCTCGGCCCAGAAGGCGTGCTGATTGAACAGCCGCTGCAGTTTGAACAGGCCGCGGGTGGGTCTACAACCCGGCCCCATGCCGAGCCAGCGCAGTCCTGGAGCACCTGAGGCATGCAGGATCAGCCTGGTCCCTTCCATGCCAACATCCTCCCAGCGGGCGGACAACCTTGGCTCAGGAGCGCAAGGGCATCATCCTCGCCGGTGGTTCGGGAACGCGGCTTCATCCGATCACCCAGGCGGTGAGCAAACAGTTGCTGCCCGTCTACGACAAGCCGATGATTTATTACCCCCTCAGCACGTTGATGCTGGCGGGGATTCGTGAGGTGTTGGTGATCACCACCCCCCACGATCAAGCCGCGTTCCAGCGCTTGCTCGGCGATGGTTCGGC is a genomic window of Synechococcus sp. A10-1-5-1 containing:
- a CDS encoding GNAT family N-acetyltransferase, whose amino-acid sequence is MEGTRLILHASGAPGLRWLGMGPGCRPTRGLFKLQRLFNQHAFWAENRSIEELRRMLKGSAAVASLWRGKRLVGFGRATSDGIYRAVLWDVVIPEDLQGKGLGRQLVEALANSPQLKGVERVYLMTTNSAGFYKQLGFEEVAGQRLMRRDN
- the ribH gene encoding 6,7-dimethyl-8-ribityllumazine synthase; amino-acid sequence: MTVFEGQFSGASGLRVAIVVARFNDLVTAKLLSGCLDCLSRHGIDSSDSSAQLDVAWVPGSFEIPLVAQRLAQSGRYQVVITLGAVIRGDTPHFDVVVSEVSKGVAAVSRDSGVPVIFGVLTTDTMQQALERAGIKSNLGWSYGLQAIEMGSLMAALPKA
- the psbZ gene encoding photosystem II reaction center protein PsbZ, which produces MTILNTLSVLALVVMSFALIVAVPVLYASDDTSGRSNRLILLGSIAWVALVLVNWGMSFFVA